The following are encoded in a window of Sulfitobacter sp. S190 genomic DNA:
- a CDS encoding nucleoside triphosphate pyrophosphatase has product MRFILGSGSPRRKELLAQIGVVPDAITPPDIDEDPLKNELPRPYCSRITQAKAAAVAADADDIVLCADTTVALGRRILGKPADRSEAERFLSGLSGRRHKVITAVAVKRGDRTWARDVVSTVRMKVLSADELNGYLDTGDWQGKAGGYAIQGPAGALIPWISGSFTGIVGLPLAETATLLRAAGYPFGDTQ; this is encoded by the coding sequence ATGAGATTCATCCTCGGATCAGGATCGCCGCGCCGCAAGGAATTGCTGGCGCAAATTGGCGTTGTGCCGGACGCAATCACCCCGCCCGATATCGACGAAGACCCGCTGAAGAACGAGCTGCCGCGCCCCTATTGCAGCAGGATCACGCAGGCGAAAGCGGCGGCCGTTGCGGCTGATGCTGACGATATCGTGCTATGCGCCGATACCACGGTTGCGCTTGGACGGCGCATTCTGGGCAAGCCGGCCGATCGATCCGAAGCAGAACGGTTTCTGAGCGGCCTGTCGGGGCGACGTCACAAAGTGATTACCGCCGTCGCGGTCAAGCGGGGCGACCGCACGTGGGCGCGCGACGTGGTCAGCACCGTGCGCATGAAAGTCCTGTCCGCCGATGAGTTGAACGGCTACCTCGACACCGGGGATTGGCAGGGCAAGGCCGGCGGATACGCGATCCAGGGACCTGCCGGCGCTTTGATCCCTTGGATCTCGGGCTCATTTACCGGCATCGTGGGGCTCCCGCTTGCCGAAACCGCAACGCTGCTGCGCGCGGCAGGTTACCCGTTTGGAGATACGCAATGA
- the infA gene encoding translation initiation factor IF-1: MAKEDTLEFPGVVKELLPNATFRVELENGHEIIAHTAGKMRKNRIRVLAGDKVQVEMTPYDLTKGRINYRFK, encoded by the coding sequence ATGGCCAAGGAAGATACGCTCGAATTTCCCGGTGTTGTGAAGGAACTCCTGCCTAACGCGACGTTTCGGGTCGAGCTGGAAAACGGCCATGAGATCATCGCGCATACGGCAGGCAAGATGCGCAAGAACCGGATCCGTGTTCTGGCAGGTGACAAGGTACAGGTCGAAATGACCCCCTATGACCTGACCAAGGGCCGGATCAACTACCGTTTCAAATAA